Proteins encoded by one window of Paenibacillus sp. DCT19:
- a CDS encoding transcriptional regulator, whose translation MQHIVLSTIEEIKVYSDPYRIQIMNTFRKQGRPSTVKEIADLMGEVPAKVHYHVKKLEKIGLLTLVSTREINGIIAKYYDPFEGEIHLRHEGEEDSPLKQVFQSETLKLLNEMYEQSRERFMKQASQGDRMFISDMTLYVTNEEAEQLFKEITKLCEPYFTDNKKQVGQEEFRLFSSLSKQMEDKLDSETEVKSPKRKKSNSNSKPKR comes from the coding sequence ATGCAGCACATCGTACTATCAACAATTGAAGAGATTAAAGTATATTCCGATCCGTATCGTATACAGATCATGAACACATTTCGTAAACAGGGGAGACCCTCTACCGTAAAAGAAATAGCTGATTTGATGGGAGAAGTACCTGCCAAGGTACACTATCATGTGAAGAAGCTGGAGAAGATCGGATTGCTTACCCTCGTCTCCACACGCGAAATTAATGGCATCATTGCTAAATACTACGACCCTTTTGAAGGCGAGATTCATCTTCGTCATGAAGGTGAGGAGGATTCACCACTCAAGCAGGTTTTTCAATCGGAAACGCTGAAATTATTAAATGAAATGTATGAGCAGAGTCGTGAGAGGTTCATGAAACAGGCCAGTCAAGGGGATCGGATGTTTATCTCTGATATGACCTTATATGTAACGAATGAAGAAGCAGAGCAGCTCTTTAAGGAGATTACGAAGTTATGCGAGCCTTATTTTACAGATAACAAGAAACAAGTTGGTCAAGAAGAATTTCGTTTATTCTCTAGCCTGTCGAAACAAATGGAGGATAAGCTGGATTCAGAGACTGAAGTGAAATCACCTAAGAGAAAGAAGTCCAATTCTAATTCTAAACCGAAGCGATGA
- a CDS encoding TraR/DksA C4-type zinc finger protein, which translates to MSTLTKDQLHQLKDALIEQRENLQRHFESSMEDGAPAESLKDSTGELSSYDNHPADAGTETFERSRDLAVDDTLKDEFDQVSEALERMEDGSYGTCITCGKDIPFERLEAIPYTAYCIDDTPQRDLSNDRPVEEEVMTMPPTGAGEVRQRNAGKFDHADAWEAVSEYGTSNSPATAAKREVRDYDENM; encoded by the coding sequence ATGAGTACACTAACGAAAGATCAACTTCACCAATTAAAGGATGCTCTTATAGAGCAACGTGAAAATTTACAGCGTCATTTCGAATCCAGCATGGAAGATGGAGCTCCAGCAGAATCTCTCAAAGATTCAACCGGTGAGCTGTCATCATACGATAATCATCCAGCAGATGCAGGTACAGAAACGTTTGAGCGTAGCCGGGATCTCGCCGTAGACGACACCTTGAAGGATGAATTCGATCAAGTGAGCGAGGCGTTGGAACGAATGGAAGATGGTTCTTACGGAACCTGTATCACCTGTGGTAAGGATATTCCGTTTGAACGACTGGAGGCCATCCCATACACCGCTTATTGTATTGACGATACCCCGCAGCGTGATCTAAGCAACGACCGCCCTGTCGAGGAAGAAGTGATGACCATGCCTCCAACTGGCGCTGGTGAGGTCAGACAGCGCAACGCAGGTAAATTCGATCATGCGGACGCTTGGGAAGCGGTCAGCGAGTATGGTACGTCCAACTCCCCGGCAACAGCAGCCAAACGCGAAGTGAGAGATTATGACGAGAACATGTAG
- a CDS encoding DivIVA domain-containing protein has translation MDEHMKRRLDKQRQLFKQLGVQLDALSIHEKQFNYKLRGYDPDEVDAYLDLVIKDYERFYANIADLMDKWQEQQIVIRDLKSTAKPVDDPTKIDRKQLDDIVKQLEYSVRQLKIRARPEQNLFPE, from the coding sequence ATGGATGAACATATGAAACGAAGATTGGATAAACAAAGACAATTGTTCAAGCAACTTGGCGTGCAGCTCGATGCATTGTCAATTCATGAGAAACAATTTAACTATAAACTTCGCGGATATGACCCTGACGAGGTAGATGCTTACCTTGACTTGGTTATCAAGGATTATGAGCGGTTTTATGCCAACATAGCGGATCTGATGGATAAATGGCAGGAGCAGCAGATTGTCATCCGGGATCTGAAGTCTACAGCCAAGCCCGTAGATGATCCTACCAAGATTGACCGTAAACAATTGGATGATATCGTGAAGCAACTTGAATATAGTGTTCGGCAACTCAAAATCAGGGCACGTCCTGAACAGAACCTATTTCCCGAATAA
- a CDS encoding Rrf2 family transcriptional regulator, giving the protein MSTHFSVSVHCLLLLSLDAPERITSAEIAGSINTNPVVVRRILGGLKKAGLVDSSPGTRGFYLAKPSSEITLAMIYDAAKDEGPLFPIHGNCNPDCNVGVRIDGLLNNLYKVAEEKVHQFFASITLEDMERSCLDMDEVSTPVQ; this is encoded by the coding sequence ATGAGTACTCATTTTTCGGTCAGTGTGCATTGCTTGTTACTATTGTCCCTGGATGCCCCTGAACGAATCACTTCTGCAGAGATTGCAGGTAGTATTAATACGAACCCTGTCGTTGTTAGACGGATTCTAGGTGGGCTGAAAAAGGCAGGTCTTGTTGATTCTTCCCCAGGTACCAGAGGATTCTATCTAGCGAAACCTTCCAGCGAAATTACTCTAGCCATGATCTACGACGCTGCGAAGGATGAAGGGCCTCTGTTTCCGATTCACGGCAATTGCAACCCAGATTGTAATGTAGGCGTACGGATCGACGGTTTGCTTAACAATCTATATAAGGTAGCAGAAGAGAAGGTGCATCAGTTTTTTGCATCGATTACTCTAGAAGATATGGAACGCTCTTGTTTAGACATGGACGAAGTGTCGACGCCCGTGCAGTAA
- a CDS encoding metallophosphoesterase family protein, giving the protein MKIIVISDTHLPRKARELPEPLVQELSDADLILHAGDWSDWNVYKLLSTYAPVAGVTGNTDPVEIADKLGFSRIVEADGLRIGLVHGHQGSKSTEQNAIQTFAGQQVDAIVYGHSHIPVMHTVDDVLVFNPGSPTDRRFQKQYSFGIMKTHLGKLQAEHVFFDRK; this is encoded by the coding sequence ATGAAAATTATCGTGATCTCGGATACGCATTTACCCCGAAAAGCACGTGAATTGCCTGAGCCGCTTGTACAAGAGCTGTCCGATGCTGATCTTATTTTGCATGCAGGTGATTGGTCTGACTGGAATGTGTACAAGCTGCTGAGCACCTATGCGCCAGTAGCTGGCGTGACAGGTAATACGGACCCGGTAGAAATTGCGGATAAGCTGGGGTTTTCTCGTATTGTCGAAGCAGATGGTCTTCGGATTGGGCTGGTGCATGGTCATCAGGGCTCGAAATCGACAGAACAAAATGCCATTCAGACCTTTGCGGGACAGCAAGTAGACGCCATTGTATATGGACACTCACATATTCCGGTTATGCATACGGTTGATGACGTGTTAGTATTCAATCCCGGCTCTCCGACGGATCGACGTTTTCAGAAACAGTATTCGTTTGGCATCATGAAAACACATCTTGGCAAGCTACAGGCAGAGCATGTGTTTTTTGATCGGAAGTAA
- a CDS encoding sugar phosphate isomerase/epimerase — MKWSVFTVATPDLNAEELAAAAASAGIDGIEWRFRGIPEDAMQEEPSYWRNNRCSIDPASWEKQTPIFREAAHKHGRKSIALVPYLSCGDLPATEQAFQAAHSLGASMMRVGVPGYNRTTSYPELYREAVRYLSEVQEMAKQYKVKALVETHHQTIAPSASLAYRLVQSLDAEHVGVLYDPGNLVHEGYENHRMGLELLGPYLAHVHVKNAGWFQEEAVATFSSERRGEDQRSSLTTKWNCPWLSLTEGVVDWVQVVRDLRAVGYDGYYGIEDFSGAFSSAKMLQHFTDVFQAIKEQLEEEVSV, encoded by the coding sequence TTGAAATGGTCAGTATTTACGGTGGCAACTCCTGATCTCAATGCGGAAGAGTTAGCAGCAGCGGCAGCTTCAGCCGGAATAGATGGGATTGAATGGAGATTTCGCGGAATACCGGAAGATGCTATGCAGGAAGAGCCGTCCTATTGGCGGAACAATCGGTGCTCCATAGATCCCGCCTCATGGGAGAAACAAACTCCGATATTCCGTGAAGCAGCACACAAGCATGGAAGAAAATCCATTGCGCTTGTACCTTATCTGAGCTGTGGTGACTTGCCAGCAACCGAACAGGCATTTCAGGCTGCTCATTCGCTCGGTGCATCCATGATGCGTGTCGGTGTGCCGGGATATAATCGCACCACAAGTTATCCTGAGTTATATCGGGAGGCCGTGCGTTATCTGAGTGAAGTTCAGGAGATGGCTAAGCAATACAAGGTGAAGGCCTTAGTAGAGACACACCATCAGACGATTGCACCAAGTGCTTCTTTGGCCTATCGACTGGTTCAATCATTGGATGCAGAGCATGTGGGTGTGTTATATGATCCGGGCAACCTGGTGCATGAAGGGTACGAAAATCATCGGATGGGTCTAGAGTTACTAGGTCCTTATCTCGCACATGTGCATGTTAAAAATGCAGGATGGTTTCAGGAGGAGGCTGTTGCGACATTTTCGTCTGAACGACGGGGTGAAGATCAGAGATCCTCATTAACAACGAAATGGAATTGTCCATGGCTTTCTTTGACAGAAGGTGTGGTGGATTGGGTACAGGTTGTAAGGGATTTACGAGCGGTTGGATACGATGGTTATTACGGTATTGAGGATTTCAGTGGTGCTTTTAGCTCCGCTAAGATGTTACAGCATTTTACAGATGTTTTTCAGGCTATTAAGGAACAACTTGAGGAGGAGGTCAGCGTATGA
- a CDS encoding Gfo/Idh/MocA family protein: MSVVRVAVIGIGNMGAAHARTLIAGEVPGAELVAVCDVRQEMAKWVSDNFPASVVYWQDAEQMMGSGTIDAVIIATPHYDHPEQAIQAFRHGLHVMIEKPAGVYTKQVREMNEAASASGKCFSIMYNQRTNPLYIKLRDLIASGELGEIRRTNWIITNWYRSQSYYDSSGWRATWAGEGGGVLINQDPHQLDLWQWTIGMMPVRMRAFCSFGKYRNIEVEDDVTAYVEYANGATGVFVTTTGEAPGTNRFEVNGDRGKIVIEDGKLTFWRLRESEPEFNQRFTGGFGQPECWKCDVPITGVESGHPGLIRNWVDAIRTGVPLIAPGEEGIHGLTLSNAMLLSTWTDHWVDLPMDEELFYEHLQERISQSVMKKDPGYSKNQPADLTQTFK; encoded by the coding sequence ATGAGTGTAGTTCGGGTAGCAGTCATTGGAATCGGAAACATGGGAGCAGCACATGCCAGAACGTTAATCGCTGGAGAGGTGCCCGGTGCAGAACTTGTAGCGGTGTGTGATGTGAGACAGGAGATGGCCAAGTGGGTATCGGATAACTTTCCTGCATCCGTTGTGTATTGGCAGGATGCAGAGCAGATGATGGGTTCAGGCACCATTGATGCAGTAATTATCGCAACACCTCACTACGACCATCCGGAGCAGGCCATCCAGGCATTTCGTCATGGCTTACATGTCATGATTGAGAAGCCAGCAGGTGTGTACACGAAACAGGTACGGGAGATGAATGAGGCAGCCAGTGCCAGCGGAAAATGCTTCTCCATTATGTACAACCAACGGACCAATCCGTTATATATCAAGCTTAGAGATCTCATCGCTTCAGGCGAACTGGGCGAGATCAGACGGACGAACTGGATCATTACGAATTGGTATCGATCTCAGAGCTACTACGACTCTAGTGGCTGGCGTGCGACTTGGGCGGGCGAAGGTGGGGGGGTTCTGATTAATCAAGACCCTCACCAATTGGATCTGTGGCAATGGACGATCGGGATGATGCCTGTTCGTATGCGGGCGTTCTGTTCTTTTGGGAAATACCGGAATATTGAAGTCGAAGATGATGTGACCGCATATGTGGAATATGCTAACGGCGCAACTGGGGTTTTTGTAACTACAACAGGCGAAGCACCGGGTACGAATCGATTCGAAGTGAATGGTGATCGTGGGAAAATCGTAATTGAGGATGGAAAATTAACGTTCTGGCGTCTGCGTGAATCCGAGCCTGAGTTTAATCAACGTTTCACCGGTGGTTTTGGACAGCCGGAATGTTGGAAATGTGATGTTCCGATTACCGGGGTCGAATCAGGTCACCCAGGATTAATTCGGAACTGGGTCGATGCAATCCGGACAGGTGTACCTCTCATCGCTCCAGGTGAAGAGGGCATTCACGGACTTACACTGTCTAATGCGATGCTACTCTCGACATGGACGGATCACTGGGTTGATTTGCCGATGGATGAAGAGCTGTTCTACGAACATTTACAAGAGCGGATCTCACAATCCGTCATGAAGAAGGATCCGGGTTATAGCAAGAATCAACCAGCAGACCTGACACAAACGTTTAAGTGA